The sequence TAATAATTTTCTATTTCGCTTAGGCTCATGATTATAAATATTCCCATGAGAATAAATTGCAATGTTCATATTTTTTACAAATAATTCATCATCAATAAAATCACAATACGCTTCTTTAATACTTACTTTACGTTTTCTAATAGATTTAATTTCCGTACCCCTTAATTGAAGTCCGGCAGTATAAGTATCATAAATAAAATATTCATACTTTGCTTTCTTATTCTCTATTTCAACGGTTTTTTTCATAAGATGCAAAATTACAATTTTGAATTCAATTTAGTAACTTCTTTTTATATACAATATCCCAAGCTATAAAGTCATTCTTCCATTCTCCCATTCTCCCATTCTCCCATTCTCCCATTCTCCCA is a genomic window of Bacteroidota bacterium containing:
- the smpB gene encoding SsrA-binding protein SmpB, which produces MKKTVEIENKKAKYEYFIYDTYTAGLQLRGTEIKSIRKRKVSIKEAYCDFIDDELFVKNMNIAIYSHGNIYNHEPKRNRKLLLKKRELKKLNTKFKERGYTIIPTKIFISDYGFAKLEIALAKGKKLYDKRNSIKDKDMKKGSGVDYE